The Fortiea contorta PCC 7126 genome has a segment encoding these proteins:
- a CDS encoding glutamate synthase-related protein, with product MNNQAMNQDQKVILSDAEIKDIYQGQKWLVEERDACGVGFIAHRQNRASHEIITKALPALTCLEHRGGCSADQDSGDGAGILTAIPWELFQQEVTVGKLFELAGNVAVGMIFLPQDPEAAQQSRAAVEEIAAEEKLTVLGWRVVPVQPDLLGVQARENQPQIEQVFLAAGDKSGDELERELYITSRRIVKAAKNISEEFYVCSLSSRTIVYKGMVRSAVLGEFYQDLQNPAYKSAFAVYHRRFSTNTMPKWPLAQPMRLLGHNGEINTLLGNINWMMAREASLEHPIWEGRIDELKPLVHIDNSDSATLDNVFELLVRSGRSPLEALMMLVPEAYQNQPSLNEHPEIVDFYEYYSGLQEAWDGPALLVFSDGQKVGATLDRNGLRPARYVITRDDYIVVASEAGVVDFPESEIMEKGRLGPGQMIAVDLQTQEVLKNWEIKERVAKQHPYGEWLRQHRQELKSLVSNYGSSLNGNGVGHLTDDKEQIDRQTLLQNQIAFGYNTEDVEMVIQPMALQGAEPTFCMGDDIPLAVLSEKPHLLYDYFKQRFAQVTNPPIDPLREKLVMSLKVELGERGNLLEVKPEYAKRVKLDSPVLTEAELAAIKLSGFATAELSTLLEIATGPAGLQAAVESLQAKAAESVRAGAKILVLSDQISPSASGGISAEYTYIPPLLAVGAVHHHLIREGLRMKASLVVNTAQCWSTHHFACLIGYGAGAVCPYMALDTVRDWWSDPKTQQFMMRGQIKTLTLEQAIANYRKAVESGLLKILSKMGISLLSSYQAAQIFEAIGIGGDLLALGFRGTTSRIGGLSVSELAQEVLSFHHKAFPQLTTKKLENLGFVQYRRSGEYHMNSPELVKALHKAVDGKQYDHYEVYKQHLQTRPVSALRDLLDLQSDRPAIPVEQVESVHEIVQRFCTGGMSLGALSREAHETLAIAMNRIGGKSNSGEGGEDPVRYNVLDDVDASGYSPTLPHLKGLRNGDTASSAIKQVASGRFGVTPGYLASARQIEIKIAQGAKPGEGGQLPGPKVSPYIAMLRRSKPGVTLISPPPHHDIYSIEDLAQLIFDLHQINPKAQVSVKLVAEIGIGTIAAGVAKANADIIQISGHDGGTGASPLSSIKHAGSPWELGLSEVHRVLMENGLRDRVILRVDGGLKSGWDVVIGALMGGEEFGFGSIAMIAEGCIMARICHTNNCPVGVASQKEELRKRFTGMPEHVVNFFYFVAEEVRSLLARLGYRSLLEVVGRADLLTLRHEVKLTKTAALNLNCLLKLPDSKHNRSWLVHEAVHSNGPVVDDQLLADGEIQGAITNQSTVTKTLKIVNTDRTVGARLAGAIASQYGDSGFEGQINLNFHGSVGQSFGAFNLPGMILKLEGEANDYVGKGMHGGEIIIKPPADAAYNSAQNVIIGNTCLYGATGGVLFANGLAGERFAVRNSKATAVIEGAGDHCCEYMTGGVIVVLGKVGRNVGAGMTGGLAYFLDEEGNFPEFVNQEIVKIQRVVTADGEKQLQELIRAHSDRTGSPKAKAILANWSEFLPKFRQLVPPSEADSPEASSEQKQLSRV from the coding sequence ATGAATAATCAAGCGATGAATCAAGACCAAAAAGTTATATTGTCAGATGCGGAAATAAAAGACATCTATCAAGGGCAAAAGTGGTTAGTCGAAGAACGGGATGCTTGTGGTGTAGGTTTTATAGCCCATCGCCAGAATCGAGCTAGTCATGAAATTATTACCAAAGCTCTACCAGCTTTGACTTGCTTAGAACACCGGGGTGGTTGTAGCGCCGACCAAGACTCTGGTGATGGCGCTGGGATATTGACAGCCATACCTTGGGAATTGTTTCAACAAGAAGTAACTGTAGGCAAATTGTTTGAGTTAGCAGGTAATGTGGCTGTGGGGATGATATTTTTACCCCAAGACCCGGAAGCCGCGCAGCAATCACGAGCTGCAGTTGAGGAAATTGCTGCTGAGGAAAAATTGACTGTACTAGGCTGGCGAGTAGTACCAGTGCAGCCAGATTTATTAGGTGTTCAAGCTAGAGAAAATCAACCCCAAATTGAGCAAGTCTTTCTAGCTGCTGGTGACAAAAGCGGTGATGAATTGGAACGGGAACTCTACATCACCAGCCGTCGGATTGTGAAAGCAGCAAAAAACATTTCCGAAGAATTTTATGTCTGCTCTTTGTCGAGTCGGACAATTGTTTACAAGGGTATGGTGCGTTCGGCTGTCTTGGGAGAGTTTTATCAAGACTTACAAAATCCAGCCTATAAAAGCGCATTTGCTGTTTATCACCGCCGCTTTAGTACGAACACTATGCCCAAATGGCCCTTGGCGCAACCGATGCGGTTGTTGGGTCACAACGGTGAAATCAATACGCTCTTGGGGAATATCAATTGGATGATGGCGCGAGAAGCCAGTTTAGAACATCCGATATGGGAAGGTCGCATCGATGAACTCAAACCCTTAGTACACATCGATAATAGCGACTCAGCCACCTTAGATAACGTCTTCGAGTTATTGGTGCGTTCTGGACGTAGCCCCTTGGAAGCTTTGATGATGCTGGTACCTGAAGCTTACCAAAATCAGCCCTCTCTCAACGAACATCCGGAAATTGTCGATTTTTATGAATATTACAGCGGTCTGCAAGAGGCTTGGGATGGCCCGGCGCTATTGGTATTTAGCGATGGACAAAAAGTAGGCGCAACTCTAGACCGCAACGGCTTAAGACCGGCTCGTTATGTGATTACTAGAGATGATTACATCGTTGTGGCTTCAGAAGCAGGTGTAGTCGATTTCCCAGAGTCCGAGATTATGGAAAAAGGTAGACTTGGCCCTGGACAAATGATTGCTGTGGATTTACAAACCCAAGAAGTGCTGAAGAATTGGGAAATTAAGGAGCGTGTTGCGAAACAGCATCCCTATGGCGAATGGTTGCGACAACATCGCCAAGAATTAAAGTCGTTGGTTAGTAATTATGGGTCGTCTCTTAATGGAAACGGCGTCGGACATTTAACCGATGACAAAGAACAGATTGATAGACAAACCCTGCTGCAAAATCAAATTGCTTTTGGCTACAACACAGAAGATGTGGAAATGGTGATTCAGCCCATGGCTTTGCAAGGTGCAGAACCGACCTTCTGTATGGGTGATGATATTCCCCTGGCGGTGTTGTCGGAAAAACCCCACTTGTTGTATGACTATTTCAAACAACGCTTTGCTCAGGTGACAAATCCGCCCATTGACCCTCTGAGAGAAAAATTGGTGATGTCTTTGAAAGTGGAACTGGGCGAGAGGGGTAATTTGTTGGAGGTGAAGCCAGAATACGCCAAGAGAGTCAAGCTAGATTCGCCGGTATTGACTGAAGCTGAATTAGCGGCGATTAAACTGTCGGGATTTGCGACGGCTGAGTTATCGACGCTGTTGGAAATTGCTACAGGGCCAGCAGGGTTACAAGCCGCAGTTGAGTCTCTACAAGCGAAAGCTGCAGAATCAGTGCGAGCAGGGGCGAAAATTTTGGTCTTGAGTGATCAAATTTCCCCGTCAGCAAGTGGCGGAATTAGCGCTGAATACACTTATATTCCCCCCTTGTTAGCTGTGGGTGCTGTTCACCATCACCTGATTCGGGAGGGATTGCGAATGAAAGCGTCTCTGGTGGTGAATACCGCTCAGTGCTGGAGCACCCACCATTTTGCTTGTTTGATTGGTTATGGAGCCGGTGCTGTTTGTCCTTACATGGCTTTAGATACGGTGCGGGACTGGTGGTCTGACCCGAAAACACAACAGTTTATGATGCGGGGACAAATTAAGACTCTGACTTTAGAGCAGGCGATCGCTAATTATCGCAAGGCTGTAGAATCAGGTTTGTTAAAGATTCTCTCGAAAATGGGGATTTCTCTCCTCTCTAGCTACCAAGCTGCACAAATCTTTGAAGCTATCGGTATTGGTGGGGATTTATTAGCGCTGGGATTCAGGGGGACAACCTCCCGCATCGGTGGATTAAGTGTCAGCGAACTAGCCCAAGAGGTACTTTCCTTCCATCACAAAGCTTTCCCACAATTGACCACCAAGAAACTAGAAAACTTGGGCTTCGTGCAGTACCGTCGTAGCGGTGAATACCACATGAATAGCCCAGAATTGGTGAAAGCACTGCACAAGGCTGTTGATGGTAAGCAATATGACCATTATGAAGTGTATAAACAGCATCTGCAAACTAGACCAGTAAGCGCCCTAAGAGACTTGCTAGACTTGCAGAGCGATCGCCCAGCAATTCCTGTGGAACAAGTAGAATCAGTGCATGAGATTGTCCAACGTTTCTGCACCGGTGGGATGTCCTTGGGTGCGTTGTCACGGGAAGCTCACGAAACTTTAGCGATCGCCATGAACCGCATCGGCGGTAAATCTAACTCTGGCGAAGGTGGCGAAGACCCTGTACGCTACAACGTTTTAGATGATGTAGATGCATCCGGGTACTCACCCACCCTACCCCACTTAAAAGGGCTGCGGAATGGTGATACAGCTTCGAGCGCTATCAAGCAAGTTGCATCCGGACGCTTCGGGGTAACGCCAGGATACCTCGCCAGCGCCAGACAAATCGAAATTAAAATTGCTCAAGGTGCCAAGCCAGGGGAAGGTGGACAGTTACCAGGGCCAAAGGTGAGTCCCTACATTGCCATGTTACGGCGCTCCAAGCCCGGTGTCACATTAATTTCACCTCCTCCCCACCACGATATTTATTCCATCGAAGACTTAGCTCAGTTGATTTTTGATCTGCACCAAATTAACCCCAAAGCTCAGGTATCAGTCAAGCTAGTAGCAGAAATTGGTATCGGGACGATCGCCGCTGGTGTAGCCAAAGCTAACGCTGATATTATCCAGATTTCCGGACACGATGGCGGTACGGGAGCCTCTCCGTTGAGTTCAATTAAGCACGCAGGTTCACCGTGGGAGCTCGGTTTAAGCGAAGTGCACCGCGTGTTGATGGAAAATGGTTTGCGCGATCGCGTAATTTTACGTGTAGATGGCGGTCTTAAAAGTGGCTGGGATGTGGTGATAGGTGCGTTGATGGGTGGCGAAGAATTCGGCTTCGGCTCCATTGCCATGATCGCTGAAGGCTGCATCATGGCGCGGATTTGCCATACCAATAACTGTCCTGTGGGTGTCGCTTCCCAAAAAGAAGAACTACGGAAACGGTTTACTGGTATGCCAGAACACGTAGTTAACTTTTTCTACTTTGTAGCCGAAGAAGTACGTAGTCTGCTAGCGCGGCTTGGTTATCGTTCGTTGTTAGAAGTGGTAGGTCGGGCTGATTTATTGACATTACGCCACGAAGTGAAGCTGACCAAAACAGCAGCACTCAACCTCAACTGCTTACTCAAACTTCCCGACAGCAAACACAATCGTAGCTGGTTGGTGCATGAAGCGGTGCATAGTAACGGCCCAGTTGTGGATGACCAGTTGCTGGCTGATGGGGAAATTCAAGGAGCGATTACCAATCAATCCACCGTCACCAAGACTTTAAAGATAGTCAATACTGATCGGACAGTGGGCGCAAGATTAGCTGGGGCGATCGCTTCTCAGTATGGCGATAGCGGTTTTGAAGGCCAAATTAACCTCAACTTCCACGGGAGTGTCGGTCAAAGTTTTGGCGCCTTTAACCTCCCTGGAATGATTCTCAAGCTGGAAGGCGAAGCCAATGACTACGTAGGTAAGGGGATGCATGGTGGTGAAATTATCATCAAGCCCCCAGCTGATGCTGCCTATAACTCAGCACAAAATGTGATAATTGGCAATACCTGTCTTTATGGTGCTACTGGTGGGGTGTTATTTGCCAACGGTTTAGCTGGAGAGCGGTTCGCCGTACGTAATTCCAAAGCCACAGCTGTGATTGAGGGCGCAGGCGACCACTGCTGCGAGTATATGACTGGTGGTGTGATTGTAGTTCTCGGTAAAGTTGGACGCAACGTCGGTGCGGGAATGACTGGTGGTTTAGCGTACTTCTTAGATGAAGAAGGCAATTTCCCAGAATTTGTCAACCAAGAAATTGTCAAAATTCAGCGGGTGGTGACAGCAGATGGAGAAAAACAACTGCAAGAATTAATTAGAGCACATAGCGATCGCACTGGTTCACCAAAAGCCAAAGCTATTTTGGCAAACTGGTCAGAATTCTTGCCTAAGTTCCGCCAATTGGTGCCACCTTCGGAAGCTGATAGTCCAGAAGCTAGTAGTGAGCAAAAGCAACTGAGTAGAGTTTAG